Proteins from one Drosophila gunungcola strain Sukarami chromosome 3R, Dgunungcola_SK_2, whole genome shotgun sequence genomic window:
- the LOC128251668 gene encoding probable multidrug resistance-associated protein lethal(2)03659 — translation MQSMKADELPENPRETSNIFSSLMFCFAMPTFFKGRKKTLDENDLYRALQEHKSDHLGTKLSEAWEKEVEKKRKKKKTPSLLKASMHVFGWRLAGLGLVLFILEIGFRVTQPLFLGGLVAYYADSSNQEGDNQIKAYLYALGVILTSAFNVLLMHPYMLGMFHVGMKARIAMTSMIYRKSLRLSRVALGDTTIGQVVNLISNDVGRLDVSVIHMNYLWLGPVEIGIITYLMYREIGISAFFGVAVMLMFIPLQAYLGKKTSVLRLKTALRTDERVRMMNEIISGIQVIKMYAWEIPFSKMINYVRTKEMNAIRNVNYIRGTLQSFIMFATRISVFVSLVGFVLLGKLLTAEKAFVITAYYNILRNTMTVYFPMGISQFAELLVSIRRIQTFMLHEETKVRDKSDDLDEQKLGKAGLISEPAVAQTTGVLKPNSRRSSEAEHGIIISKLKAKWDQKSTDNTLDNISLKFKPRQLVAVIGPVGSGKSSLIQAVLGELNPDSGSVKVNGTLSYASQEPWLFTGTVRQNILFGLPMDKHRYRTVVKKCALERDFELLPYSDKTIVGERGASLSGGQKARISLARAVYRKADIYLLDDPLSAVDTHVGRHLFDQCMRGFLREEIVLLVTHQLQFLEQADVIVIMDKGKISAMGTYESMAKSGLDFAQMLTDPSKKDEGAGDAADKKSLSRQNSKLRDRHGSISSMESTAESLAAESPMQTQEARVEGTVGMKLYKKYFGANGYGLFIVFAFFCIGAQVLASGGDIFLSYWVNKNGEAERDTFMARLRRAFPETRINADTDPVDIYYFTGINVSVIIFSLVRSMLFFYLAMRSSTTLHNTMFQGVTRAAMHFFNTNPSGRILNRFSKDLGQVDEILPSVMMDVMQIFLAIVGIIVVLCIVNVWYILATVFLVIIFYILRSFYLNTSRDVKRLEAVTRSPIYSHLSASLNGLPTIRAFGAQKELIAEFDNYQDMHSSGYYMFLATSRAFGYWLDCVCVVYIAVITLSFFLFSPENGGDVGLAITQAMGMTGMVQWGMRQSAELENTMTAVERVVEYEDLEPEGDFESKPNKKPPKDWPEDGKIVFDDLSLKYFPDKAADYVLRSLNIAIQGCEKVGIVGRTGAGKSSLINALFRLSYNEGAILIDSRDTNELGLHDLRSKISIIPQEPVLFSGTMRYNLDPFDEFNDAKLWESLEEVKLKHVVADLPSGLQSKISEGGTNFSVGQRQLVCLARAILRENRILVMDEATANVDPQTDALIQTTIRNKFKDCTVLTIAHRLHTVMDSDKVLVMDAGKAVEFGSPFELLTNSEKKVFHSMVKQTGDSTFDALLKVAQKAHDDNLRLKKDS, via the exons ATGCAGTCAATGAAAGCCGATGAACTGCCGGAGAATCCGCGCGAGACGTCGAACATCTTCTCATCCTTGATGTTCTG CTTTGCCATGCCCACATTCTTTAAGGGCCGCAAAAAGACCCTTGACGAAAATGATTTGTACCGGGCCTTACAGGAGCACAAATCAG ATCACCTGGGCACCAAGCTGAGCGAGGCGTGGGAGAAGGAGGTCGAGAAGAAGCGCAAAAAGAAGAAGACCCCCAGCCTGCTGAAGGCCTCGATGCACGTGTTTGGCTGGCGCCTGGCAGGTCTAGGCCTGGTGCTCTTCATCTTGGAGATCGGTTTTCG AGTTACCCAGCCGCTGTTCCTGGGCGGTCTGGTGGCCTACTATGCGGACTCGAGCAACCAGGAAGGCGATAACCAGATAAAGGCATACCTCTACGCCCTGGGCGTGATCTTGACGAGCGCCTTCAACGTGCTCCTCATGCATCCCTACATGCTGGGCATGTTCCACGTCGGCATGAAGGCCAGAATAGCCATGACAA GCATGATATATCGGAAGTCGCTGCGCCTGAGTCGAGTGGCGCTGGGCGATACCACCATTGGTCAGGTGGTCAATCTCATCTCGAACGATGTGGGCCGGCTGGATGTGTCCGTCATTCACATGAATTATTTATGGCTGGGTCCCGTGGAAATTGGCATTATCACATATCTTATGTACAGAGAG ATTGGTATCTCCGCCTTCTTCGGCGTGGCCGTGATGTTGATGTTTATACCCCTGCAAGCTTATCTGGGCAAGAAGACATCGGTGCTGCGATTGAAGACGGCTCTGCGGACGGATGAACGTGTGCGCATGATGAACGAGATCATCTCGGGAATCCAAGTGATCAAGATGTACGCATGGGAGATCCCCTTCAGCAAGATGATCAACTATGTGCGCACCAAGGAGATGAACGCCATCCGCAATGTGAACTACATCCGAGGCACACTGCAAAGTTTCATCATGTTCGCGACGCGGATATCGGTGTTTGTGAGCTTGGTGGGATTTGTGCTGCTTGGCAAGCTTCTGACAGCTGAAAAGGCCTTTGTGATAACCGCCTACTATAATATTCTCCGGAACACCATGACCGTCTACTTCCCCATGGGCATCTCCCAGTTTGCCGAGCTCTTGGTCTCGATCCGCCGTATCCAGACTTTCATGCTGCACGAGGAGACGAAGGTGCGCGACAAGTCGGATGATCTGGACGAGCAGAAGCTGGGCAAGGCGGGTCTGATATCTGAGCCCGCTGTGGCCCAGACCACTGGTGTCCTGAAGCCCAACAGTCGGCGCAGCAGCGAGGCGGAGCAtggcatcatcatcagcaaaCTGAAGGCCAAGTGGGATCAGAAGAGCACGGACAACACGCTGGACAACATCTCCCTGAAATTCAAGCCCCGCCAACTGGTGGCGGTCATTGGACCAGTGGGCTCCGGCAAATCCAGCTTGATTCAGGCTGTGCTGGGTGAACTGAATCCGGATTCGGGTTCGGTGAAGGTCAACGGTACCCTGTCGTACGCCTCCCAGGAGCCGTGGCTCTTCACCGGCACCGTGCGCCAAAACATTCTCTTCGGACTGCCCATGGACAAGCATCGGTATCGCACGGTGGTCAAGAAGTGCGCCCTGGAGCGGGACTTCGAGCTGCTGCCGTACTCGGACAAGACGATTGTTGGCGAGAGGGGAGCCTCTCTCTCCGGCGGACAAAAGGCGCGCATCAGCTTGGCCCGGGCTGTTTACCGGAAGGCCGACATCTATCTGCTCGACGATCCGCTCAGTGCTGTGGACACCCATGTGGGACGCCATCTGTTCGACCAGTGCATGCGGGGCTTCCTGCGGGAGGAGATCGTTCTGCTGGTGACCCATCAACTGCAGTTCCTGGAGCAGGCCGACGTCATTGTGATCATGGACAAGGGCAAGATCAGCGCAATGGGCACCTACGAGTCCATGGCCAAGAGCGGCCTGGACTTTGCCCAGATGCTGACGGATCCCAGCAAGAAGGACGAGGGCGCGGGCGATGCTGCCGACAAGAAGAGCCTCTCACGGCAGAACAGCAAGCTGCGCGACCGACACGGCAGCATCTCCTCCATGGAGTCCACCGCCGAGTCCTTGGCCGCGGAGTCGCCCATGCAGACGCAGGAGGCACGCGTGGAGGGAACCGTGGGCATGAAGCTCTACAAGAAgtactttggagcgaatggcTACGGACTGTTTATCGTGTTCGCCTTCTTCTGCATCGGTGCCCAGGTGCTGGCTTCTGGTGGCGATATCTTCCTGTCCTACTG GGTGAACAAAAACGGTGAAGCCGAACGTGACACTTTTATGGCCCGATTGCGGCGCGCCTTCCCCGAAACGCGCATCAATGCGGACACTGACCCCGTAGACATCTACTACTTCACCGGCATCAACGTCTCCGTGATCATCTTCTCGCTGGTGCGGAGCATGCTCTTCTTCTACCTGGCCATGCGCAGCTCCACGACGCTGCACAACACCATGTTCCAAGGAGTGACCCGGGCGGCGATGCACTTCTTCAACACGAACCCCTCCGGCCGCATCCTCAACCGCTTCTCCAAGGATTTGGGTCAGGTGGACGAGATCCTTCCCTCCGTGATGATGGACGTGATGCAAATCTTTCTCGCCATTGTCGGCATCATAGTGGTCCTGTGTATTGTAAACGTTTGGTACATCCTGGCCACGGTTTTCCTGGTGATCATCTTCTACATCCTACGCTCCTTCTATCTGAACACCTCCCGAGATGTGAAGCGACTCGAAGCTGTCA CCCGATCACCGATTTACTCCCACTTGAGTGCTTCCCTGAATGGCCTGCCCACCATCCGTGCGTTTGGAGCGCAGAAGGAGCTAATTGCCGAGTTCGACAACTACCAGGATATGCACAGTTCAGGCTACTATATGTTCCTTGCCACGAGTCGCGCCTTTGGATATTGGCTGGACTGTGTATGTGTCGTCTATATCGCCGTTATCACACTGAGCTTTTTCCTGTTCTCCCCGGAAAACGGAGGCGATGTGGGTCTGGCCATCACCCAGGCCATGGGCATGACCGGAATGGTCCAGTGGGGCATGCGGCAGTCGGCAGAGCTGGAGAACACAATGACGGCTGTGGAGCGAGTGGTGGAGTATGAGGATCTGGAGCCGGAGGGTGACTTCGAGTCTAAGCCAAACAAGAAGCCGCCAAAGGATTGGCCAGAGGATGGAAAGATCGTGTTCGACGACCTGTCTCTGAAGTACTTCCCCGACAAGGCAGCCGACTATGTGCTCCGATCCCTGAACATTGCCATCCAGGGATGCGAGAAGGTGGGCATTGTGGGACGCACTGGTGCCGGCAAATCCTCGCTGATCAACGCCCTATTCCGGCTGTCCTACAACGAGGGCGCCATCCTGATCGATAGCCGCGACACCAACGAATTGGGACTGCATGATCTTCGCAGCAAGATCTCCATTATTCCCCAGGAGCCGGTACTCTTCTCCGGCACAATGCGCTACAATCTGGATCCCTTCGACGAGTTTAACGACGCCAAGCTATGGGAATCCCTGGAGGAGGTGAAGCTCAAGCATGTGGTGGCCGATCTTCCCAGCGGATTGCAGAGCAAGATTTCCGAGGGTGGCACCAACTTCAGCGTGGGCCAGCGCCAGCTGGTGTGCTTAGCCAGGGCCATTCTCCGCGAGAATCGCATCCTTGTGATGGACGAGGCCACGGCCAACGTGGACCCGCAAACGGATGCCCTCATCCAGACGACAATTAGGAACAAATTCAAGGATTGCACGGTGCTCACGATCGCGCATCGTCTGCACACCGTGATGGATTCGGACAAGGTGCTGGTCATGGATGCTGGAAAAGCGGTGGAGTTCGGCTCGCCGTTCGAGTTACTCACAAACAGCGAGAAGAAGGTGTTCCACAGCATGGTGAAGCAGACGGGAGACTCGACATTCGATGCCCTGCTGAAGGTTGCACAGAAG GCCCATGACGACAACCTGCGACTCAAGAAGGATTCTTGA
- the LOC128251676 gene encoding transmembrane protein 256 homolog, whose translation MSIADTIEYVTLGNPVSKMVAASASGLLRTLGLRPKKVSVQDTNMAMHPAAHSYVHPHGSLYGLAGSHYHFVRLAGIGGASAIFMGAYCKYVLKDVSDPKEQVDSQAFADVANRIHFLHSFAMMAMPLAHYPVLTGTLMITGTMLFSGCMYYRALTGEKRLQPYATVGGFCLMAAWLTLVL comes from the exons ATGTCAATCGCCGACACCATCGAATACGTGACCCTTGGCAATCCTGTCAGCAAAATGGTCGCCGCTTCCGCATCCGGATTGCTCCGCACCCTT GGACTGCGCCCGAAGAAGGTATCAGTGCAGGACACGAACATGGCAATGCATCCTGCCGCGCACAGCTACGTGCATCCGCACGGATCTCTCTACGGCTTGGCCGGCAGCCACTACCACTTTGTGCGGCTGGCCGGGATCGGCGGGGCGTCGGCTATCTTTATGGGCGCCTACTGCAAGTACGTCCTCAAGGACGTCAGCGATCCCAAGGAGCAGGTGGACTCGCAGGCCTTCGCCGACGTGGCCAATCGCATCCACTTTCTGCACTCCTTCGCCATGATGGCCATGCCACTTGCCCACTACCCCGTCCTC ACTGGAACATTGATGATTACGGGCACGATGCTCTTCAGCGGATGCATGTACTACCGTGCTTTGACTGGCGAAAAGCGGCTTCAGCCATACGCGACCGTCGGAGGATTCTGCCTGATGGCCGCGTGGCTGACGCTGGTCCTGTAG
- the LOC128251672 gene encoding venom serine carboxypeptidase, which yields MKTAIHCAFIFIAALVSVCGAVDDQGERPYKRSFINPYPRFRFFEDGVDPGEPLFLTPLINNASMSKQKVRELARVTGSQFHGVESYSGYLTVDPGFNSNMFFWYFPAEQEPEYAPVVLWLQGGPGASSLFGLFTENGPLELDGHGKPQKRNYTWSKTHNLIYIDNPVGTGFSFTDDDAGYAKNEQDVGRNLHEAVMQLYELFEWSNSSGFWVTGESYAGKYVPALAYHIHKVQNAIETRVYVPLKGVAIGNGLSDPLHQLKYGDYLYQLGLIDEHGLQSFHDAEAKGAACIKKHDMECAFDVFDSLINGDLTNGSLFSNLTGYNWYYNYLKTHEDDGGILGNFLQAGATRRAIHVGNKPFHDLDKENKVELHLKKDVMDSVAPWIAELLAHYTVCIYSGQLDIIVAYPLTRNYLNNLKFPGSDKYKVAPREIWRIDGEVAGYVKHAGHLVEIMVRNAGHMAPHDQPKWLYEMINHLTHYKH from the coding sequence ATGAAAACTGCAATTCATTGCGCATTTATATTTATCGCGGCTCTAGTCTCCGTATGTGGAGCTGTAGATGATCAGGGGGAACGCCCCTATAAGCGGAGCTTCATCAATCCGTATCCCCGCTTCCGGTTCTTTGAGGATGGCGTCGATCCCGGGGAGCCCTTGTTCCTAACGCCGCTGATCAACAACGCCTCGATGTCCAAGCAGAAGGTGCGGGAACTTGCCCGCGTCACAGGCTCCCAGTTCCACGGAGTTGAGAGCTACTCCGGCTACCTGACCGTGGACCCCGGCTTCAACTCCAACATGTTCTTCTGGTACTTCCCCGCCGAGCAGGAGCCGGAATACGCGCCAGTGGTCCTATGGCTGCAGGGCGGTCCAGGTGCCTCCTCCTTGTTCGGCTTGTTTACAGAGAACGGTCCCCTGGAGCTGGACGGCCACGGAAAGCCGCAAAAGCGAAACTACACCTGGAGCAAGACGCACAACCTCATCTACATCGACAATCCCGTGGGCACTGGCTTCAGTTTCACGGACGATGATGCCGGATATGCCAAGAACGAGCAGGACGTGGGTCGCAATCTCCACGAGGCTGTGATGCAGTTGTACGAGCTGTTCGAGTGGAGCAACTCCTCCGGATTCTGGGTAACCGGCGAGTCGTATGCCGGAAAGTATGTGCCCGCCTTGGCCTACCACATTCACAAGGTGCAGAACGCCATCGAGACGCGCGTCTATGTGCCGCTCAAGGGCGTGGCCATCGGTAATGGCCTCTCGGATCCGCTACACCAGCTGAAGTATGGCGACTATCTCTATCAGTTGGGTTTGATTGACGAGCACGGTCTGCAGAGCTTCCACGATGCCGAGGCCAAAGGAGCCGCCTGCATCAAAAAGCATGACATGGAATGCGCTTTCGACGTTTTCGATTCCCTGATCAACGGGGATCTCACCAATGGTTCACTGTTTAGCAACCTTACGGGCTACAACTGGTACTACAACTACTTGAAGACGCATGAGGATGATGGCGGCATCTTGGGTAATTTCTTGCAGGCGGGAGCCACTCGTCGGGCCATTCATGTGGGCAACAAGCCATTCCACGACCTGGACAAGGAGAACAAGGTGGAACTCCATTTGAAAAAGGATGTCATGGACAGCGTGGCCCCGTGGATAGCCGAACTGCTGGCCCACTATACTGTTTGCATCTACAGCGGGCAGCTGGACATCATTGTGGCCTACCCACTGACCCGCAATTACCTCAACAACCTTAAGTTCCCCGGCTCTGACAAGTACAAGGTGGCTCCCCGTGAGATCTGGCGCATTGATGGCGAGGTGGCCGGATATGTGAAGCACGCCGGACATCTGGTGGAGATCATGGTGCGCAATGCCGGGCACATGGCTCCCCACGATCAGCCCAAGTGGCTGTACGAGATGATCAATCACCTTACTCACTACAAGCACTAG
- the LOC128251675 gene encoding rRNA methyltransferase 2, mitochondrial, translating into MLRLPCERTRTLCRLNSIPIVQPSSINYTMRVVFTGNSVFKRLLHTEIAGNYAKQQPRNLKGRSKSSQEWLTRQLADPYVEKARMMNYRCRSSFKLLEIDDKYGILRPGDTVLDCGAAPGSWTQVAVERTNANGKQERSPLGAVFSIDLLHFHAVPGATIFGGMDFTSSLAQKRLRESLKDRKVNCVLSDMAPNATGVRMLDQESITNLCYEVLRFALAMSAPQAHLVVKVWDNGDVPKLERDMLRFYEKVKRVKPRASRGDSSEHFLVARNFKGIADS; encoded by the coding sequence ATGCTGCGGCTCCCGTGCGAACGGACTAGAACTCTGTGCCGGCTTAATTCGATTCCGATAGTCCAGCCTTCTTCGATAAATTACACAATGCGGGTTGTATTTACGGGAAATTCGGTTTTTAAACGCTTGCTGCACACGGAAATTGCCGGAAACTATGCCAAACAGCAGCCCCGCAACCTCAAGGGCCGGAGTAAGAGCTCCCAGGAGTGGCTCACCCGTCAGCTGGCCGATCCCTACGTGGAGAAGGCCCGCATGATGAACTATCGCTGCCGGAGCTCCTTCAAACTGTTGGAGATTGATGACAAATACGGAATCCTGCGTCCTGGGGACACGGTTTTAGACTGTGGAGCTGCACCTGGTAGCTGGACCCAAGTGGCCGTGGAGCGGACCAACGCAAACGGAAAGCAGGAGCGGTCGCCACTGGGAGCCGTCTTCAGCATCGACTTGTTGCACTTCCATGCAGTGCCTGGCGCCACAATCTTTGGGGGAATGGACTTTACCTCCTCCCTGGCGCAAAAGCGACTTAGGGAGTCATTGAAGGATAGAAAGGTCAACTGCGTGCTGTCAGACATGGCGCCCAACGCCACGGGAGTGAGGATGTTGGACCAGGAAAGCATCACGAACCTCTGCTACGAGGTGCTTCGCTTCGCACTGGCCATGTCCGCCCCGCAGGCCCATCTAGTGGTCAAGGTATGGGACAATGGCGATGTGCCCAAGCTGGAGCGTGATATGCTGAGGTTCTATGAGAAGGTGAAGCGAGTAAAGCCGCGCGCCAGTCGTGGAGATTCCTCCGAACATTTCCTAGTAGCCAGGAACTTCAAAGGAATAGCGGATAGTTAA
- the LOC128251669 gene encoding serine/threonine-protein kinase/endoribonuclease IRE1, protein MRFCVVVCCVLFLLASGPIASAIVKAKQADSAEVVSSDEDEKADCTDLARDEEALMVFSTLGGGLTAIDPVTSEIRWTIADDPPIVAEPQENVQVPHFLPDPRDGSIYQLGQMGSLKKLPYTIPQLVANAPCRSSDGILYSGKKSDTWYMVDPKTGRREKVMGFGDASVDSKEGEQIGWATSRAIYLGRTQYTVMMFDSLAKNKNAKPWNITFYDYNAVSAPPELAKEYEYIHLTTTSNGQIVTLDRKQGKFLWQRDLSSPVVAAFLLGPDGLLSVPFTTVSDEAYQAILEESKTGNVNTVKLFQSLYVGEHQKGLYALPSLVDKNTPRISTAPPIKLLDGPAGDTNSNQETDPRTIYINDVLQEHPGIMLGHYNMPNEGNGNLQLSPTPSSGKVVQSLATIHNYNDGYGLLANNEKNAADIGVQTDPELVEIGIDQRANGNTINRTKTIILQNSNKVQAFINEWFMEHPSGKVHQILIVIVLGMIALFWYTCSTMRELQKQSENGSKTSAIAQNGSNGSTGSNGSNASAEDLVDLGNGQVRVGKISFSTNEVLGKGCEGTFVFKGTFEERFVAVKRLLPECFTFADREVALLRESDAHENVVRYFCTEQDRQFRYIAVELCAATLQDYTEGDRSLELQSHIDVWQVLSQASAGLSHLHSLDIVHRDIKPQNVLISLPDAKGKVRVMISDFGLCKKLNFGKTSFSRRSGVTGTDGWIAPEMMRSQRTTTAVDVFSLGCVYYYVLSGGHHAFGDNLKRQANILSHEFNLAKLRTEDDSEISRIILAEQLISDMIHKDPQSRPPARCIGNHPLFWDEPKMLSFLQDVSDRVEKLQFHAEPLKSLEKNGRIVVLEDWNVHLDPMITDDLRKYRGYMGASVRDLLRALRNKKHHYHELTPAAQEMLGCIPHEFTNYWVDRFPQLISHAYHAFSICSNEPIFKPYYSAGYHFSRPWYFDADDALFPMLMRDPKPLPKIGSPKRTPPPASSQAQQLKQRKGLYNFRKPSDELPIAGVGLQRNLELDGQPLEPDGKRDVFANFKFRRYPKPGNNRNYNGGHKDMQEKEKFVSWTLPPSTQD, encoded by the exons ATGAGATTCTGCGTTGTGGTTTGTTGCGTGTTATTTTTGCTGGCCAGCGGGCCTATTGCATCAGCTATAGTCAAAGCAAAACAGGCCGACTCTGCAGAAGTCGTGAGCAGCGACGAGGATGAAAAGGCG GACTGCACGGACCTCGCCCGTGACGAGGAGGCGCTGATGGTGTTCTCCACTTTGGGCGGCGGACTGACGGCCATCGATCCGGTGACCAGCGAAATACGCTGGACGATAGCAGATG ATCCCCCCATAGTAGCGGAACCTCAGGAGAATGTGCAGGTTCCACACTTTCTGCCCGATCCGCGGGACGGCAGCATTTACCAGCTGGGCCAGATGGGCAGCCTTAAAAAGCTACCGTACACCATTCCACAACTGGTAGCCAATGCTCCCTGCCGCTCCTCCGATGGAATCCTGTACTCTGGAAAGAAAAGCGACACATGGTATATGGTGGATCCCAAGACAGGCAGGCGGGAAAAGGTCATGGGTTTCGGAGATGCCAGCGTGGATAGCAAGGAGGGCGAGCAGATTGGCTGGGCTACTTCGCGGGCCATCTATCTGGGTCGGACCCAGTACACGGTCATGATGTTTGACAGTCTGGCCAAGAACAAGAATGCCAAGCCCTGGAATATCACATTCTACGACTACAACGCTGTGAGTGCCCCACCAGAACTGGCAAAGGAATATG AATACATTCACCTGACCACCACCAGTAATGGACAAATAGTGACCCTGGATCGTAAGCAGGGTAAATTTCTGTGGCAGCGGGATCTTAGCAGTCCAGTAGTAGCCGCTTTTCTCTTGGGACCAGATGGTCTACTCAGCGTACCATTCACCACAGTCTCCGATGAGGCCTACCAGGCCATTCTAGAGGAGTCTAAAACTGGAAATGTGAACACCGTTAAGCTATT TCAATCGCTGTACGTGGGCGAGCACCAAAAGGGGCTTTATGCCCTTCCCTCGCTGGTTGACAAGAATACCCCACGAATTTCCACGGCGCCACCAATAAAACTACTCGATGGACCTGCGGGCGATACGAACAGCAACCAGGAGACCGATCCCCGCACCATTTACATAAACGATGTGCTGCAAGAGCATCCAGGCATAATGCTGGGGCACTACAACATGCCCAATGAGGGAAATGGCAATTTGCAGTTGTCACCCACGCCATCAAGCGGCAAGGTGGTTCAGAGTCTGGCCACCATACACAATTACAACGATGGCTACGGCCTGCTGGCGAACAACGAAAAGAATGCCGCCGACATTGGTGTGCAAACGGATCCGGAACTGGTGGAGATTGGCATTGATCAGCGAGCAAATGGAAACACTATCAATCGGACCAAGACAATCATCCTGCAGAACAGCAACAAGGTGCAGGCATTTATTAACGAGTGGTTTATGGAGCATCCGAGCGGAAAGGTGCATCAGATTCTGATTGTCATAGTTCTGGGCATGATTGCCTTGTTCTGGTACACCTGCAGCACCATGCGGGAGTTGCAAAAGCAGAGCGAGAACGGTTCCAAAACCTCTGCTATAGCTCAGAATGGTTCCAACGGCAGCACCGGCAGCAACGGAAGCAACGCGAGTGCCGAGGACCTGGTGGATTTGGGTAACGGACAGGTGCGTGTGGGCAAGATCAGCTTCAGCACAAACGAGGTGTTGGGCAAGGGCTGCGAGGGAACCTTCGTCTTCAAGGGCACCTTCGAGGAGCGTTTCGTAGCCGTCAAGCGGCTGCTGCCCGAATGCTTCACATTCGCAGATCGCGAGGTGGCCCTTCTTCGGGAATCGGATGCACATGAGAATGTGGTGCGGTACTTCTGCACTGAACAGGATCGCCAGTTCCGCTACATAGCCGTCGAACTGTGCGCGGCCACTCTACAGGATTATACCGAAGGAGATCGCTCGCTGGAGCTTCAGAGTCACATTGACGTTTGGCAGGTGCTGAGCCAGGCTTCCGCCGGATTGAGCCATCTTCACTCCCTGGACATTGTGCATCGCGACATCAAGCCGCAGAATGTTTTGATATCACTACCAGATGCTAAGGGCAAAGTCCGGGTAATGATCTCCGATTTTGGACTGTGCAAGAAGCTCAATTTTGGCAAGACCAGTTTCTCACGCCGCTCGGGTGTAACTGGTACCGATGGATGGATAGCCCCGGAAATGATGCGGTCCCAGCGGACG aCAACTGCGGTGGATGTCTTCTCACTTGGTTGTGTCTACTATTATGTCCTGAGTGGAGGTCACCATGCCTTTGGCGATAATCTAAAGCGCCAGGCCAACATACTCTCGCATGAGTTCAATTTAGCCAAGCTGCGTACAGAAGATGACAGCGAGATTAGTCGAATT ATACTTGCTGAGCAGTTAATATCTGACATGATACACAAGGATCCACAATCGCGCCCTCCGGCACGCTGTATTGGCAACCATCCGCTGTTCTGGGATGAGCCCAAAATGCTCTCGTTCCTACAGGACGTCAGTGATCGTGTGGAGAAGTTGCAATTCCATGCCGAGCCACTCAAATCGCTGGAGAAGAACGGGCGCATTGTGGTACTCGAAGATTGGAATGTGCATCTGGACCCGATGATCACAGACGATTTGAGGAAGTATCGCGGTTACATGGGCGCCAGTGTGAGAGATTTGCTTCGTGCACTGCGCAACAAGAAGCATCATTATCACGAGCTGACGCCAGCCGCCCAGGAGATGCTGGGATGCATTCCGCACGAGTTCACCAACTACTGGGTGGACCGCTTTCCGCAGCTCATCTCTCACGCCTACCACGCGTTCAGTATTTGCTCAAACGAGCCGATCTTCAAGCCGTACTACAGTGCCGGCTATCACTTTTCCCGTCCGTGGTACTTCGATGCGGACGATGCCTTGTTCCCCATGCTGATGCGGGATCCCAAGCCGCTGCCCAAAATAGGGAGTCCAAAGAGGACGCCCCCGCCTGCTAGCAGTCAGGCTCAGCAGTTGAAGCAGAGGAAAGGGCTTTACAACTTCCGCAAGCCCAGCGATGAGCTGCCTATTGCCGGAGTCGGGCTGCAGCGCAATTTGGAGCTGGATGGACAACCACTGGAGCCCGATGGCAAGCGAGATGTGTTCGCCAACTTTAAGTTCCGGCGCTACCCAAAGCCGGGAAACAATCGCAATTACAACGGTGGCCACAAGGACATGCAGGAAAAGGAGAAGTTCGTAAGCTGGACGCTGCCGCCTTCAACGCAAGATTAG